In Haemophilus parainfluenzae, one genomic interval encodes:
- the pyrF gene encoding orotidine-5'-phosphate decarboxylase, which produces MNSKVIVALDYETEAQALSLVDQIDPSLCRLKVGKEMFTTLGTNFVKQLHERQFDVFLDLKFHDIPNTVARAVRSAADLGVWMVDVHASGGLKMMEEAKKILEPYGKDAPLLIAVTVLTSMEDLDLLQIGINSSPLEHVLRLAHLTQRAGLDGVVCSPQEVEILRNACGPDFKLVTPGIRPIGSDFGDQRRVMTPTAAIRSGSDYLVIGRPITQADNPAEVLRSINSSLS; this is translated from the coding sequence ATGAATAGCAAAGTAATCGTTGCATTGGATTACGAAACGGAAGCACAAGCGCTATCCCTCGTGGATCAAATTGATCCAAGCTTATGCCGCTTAAAAGTGGGTAAAGAAATGTTTACCACGCTGGGAACGAATTTCGTTAAGCAATTACACGAGCGTCAATTTGATGTTTTCCTCGATCTTAAATTTCATGATATTCCTAATACTGTGGCAAGAGCTGTGCGTTCGGCGGCTGATTTAGGGGTATGGATGGTTGATGTCCATGCTAGCGGTGGTCTGAAAATGATGGAAGAGGCGAAGAAAATTCTCGAGCCTTATGGAAAAGATGCGCCTTTATTAATCGCAGTAACCGTATTGACCAGTATGGAAGATTTGGATTTATTACAAATCGGTATTAACTCTTCACCACTTGAGCATGTTTTACGTCTTGCACATTTAACCCAGCGAGCGGGATTAGATGGCGTCGTTTGTTCACCACAAGAAGTGGAGATTTTACGTAATGCTTGTGGTCCTGATTTTAAATTAGTCACACCGGGGATTCGCCCAATTGGAAGTGATTTTGGTGATCAACGTCGCGTTATGACTCCTACTGCGGCTATTCGTTCTGGTTCTGATTATTTGGTGATTGGTCGCCCAATTACGCAAGCTGACAATCCAGCAGAAGTGCTTCGTTCAATTAATTCATCACTTTCGTAA
- the yciH gene encoding stress response translation initiation inhibitor YciH has translation MTESTLVYSTEVGRIKEQKQPVQRPKGDGVVRIQKQTSGRKGAGVSVITGLDLSDDELKKLAAELKKRCGCGGSVKDGNIEIQGEKRDLLKQLLEQKGFKVKLAGG, from the coding sequence ATGACAGAGAGTACTTTAGTTTATTCTACCGAAGTAGGTAGAATTAAAGAGCAAAAGCAACCAGTACAACGCCCTAAAGGTGATGGTGTGGTTCGCATACAAAAACAAACCAGTGGTCGAAAAGGCGCAGGCGTTTCAGTGATTACAGGGCTAGATTTATCAGATGATGAATTGAAAAAGTTAGCGGCTGAACTTAAAAAGCGGTGTGGTTGTGGTGGTTCAGTTAAAGACGGCAATATTGAGATTCAAGGCGAAAAACGTGATTTACTAAAACAACTTTTAGAACAAAAAGGGTTTAAAGTAAAATTAGCGGGTGGCTAA
- a CDS encoding SirB2 family protein, with amino-acid sequence MLVYLHIVCAFLSLGLLIIRGGMQLSGKDWRAIKLLKILPHLVDTLLIASGLTIFFLVGYQLQSWLIMKIIMLVLYIFFSAKYFSRKATNPNNVFLAFAVLSFLGAIFFAYQPDFMES; translated from the coding sequence ATGTTAGTTTATTTGCACATTGTTTGTGCATTTTTAAGTTTAGGATTATTAATTATCCGTGGGGGAATGCAATTAAGTGGGAAAGATTGGCGAGCGATTAAGCTGCTAAAAATTTTACCGCACTTAGTTGACACACTTTTAATCGCGAGTGGCTTAACGATTTTTTTCTTGGTCGGTTATCAGTTACAAAGCTGGCTCATCATGAAAATTATCATGCTTGTGCTTTATATTTTCTTCTCGGCTAAATATTTTAGTCGCAAAGCTACAAATCCAAATAATGTATTTCTGGCATTTGCTGTATTAAGTTTCTTGGGCGCAATTTTCTTTGCTTACCAACCAGACTTCATGGAAAGTTAA
- the ettA gene encoding energy-dependent translational throttle protein EttA yields MSTQFVYTMHRVGKVVPPKRHILKDISLSFFPGAKIGVLGLNGAGKSTLLRIMAGVDKEFEGEARPQPGIKIGYLPQEPKLDPQQTVREAVEEAVSEVKNALTRLDEVYALYADPDADFDKLAAEQANLEAIIQAHDGHNLDNQLERAADALRLPDWDAKIEHLSGGERRRVALCRLLLEKPDMLLLDEPTNHLDAESVAWLERFLHDYEGTVVAITHDRYFLDNVAGWILELDRGEGIPWEGNYSSWLEQKEKRLEQEQATENARQKSIAKELEWVRQNPKGRQAKSKARMARFDELNSGEYQKRNETNELFIPPGPRLGDKVIEVQNLTKSYGDRTLIDDLSFSIPKGAIVGIIGANGAGKSTLFRILSGQEQPDSGSITMGETVVLASVDQFRDSMDDKKTVWEEVSKGQDILTIGNFEIPSRAYVGRFNFKGVDQQKRVGELSGGERGRLHLAKLLQRGGNVLLLDEPTNDLDVETLRALENAILEFPGCAMVISHDRWFLDRIATHILDYGDEGKVTFYEGNFSDYEEWKKKTLGEAATQPHRIKYKRIAK; encoded by the coding sequence ATGTCAACGCAATTTGTATATACGATGCACCGTGTCGGCAAAGTGGTGCCACCGAAGCGTCATATTTTGAAAGATATTTCTTTAAGCTTCTTCCCTGGTGCAAAAATCGGGGTTCTGGGCTTAAATGGTGCGGGTAAATCAACCCTCTTACGCATTATGGCGGGCGTGGATAAAGAGTTCGAAGGTGAAGCTCGTCCACAACCAGGTATTAAGATTGGTTATCTTCCACAAGAACCAAAACTTGATCCGCAACAAACTGTACGTGAAGCGGTAGAAGAAGCGGTTTCTGAAGTAAAAAATGCACTGACTCGTTTAGATGAAGTCTATGCACTTTATGCTGATCCTGATGCGGATTTCGATAAACTAGCGGCTGAACAAGCGAACCTTGAAGCCATTATTCAAGCACATGATGGGCATAATTTAGATAACCAATTAGAACGTGCAGCAGATGCATTACGTTTACCAGATTGGGATGCAAAAATTGAGCATTTATCAGGGGGCGAACGTCGTCGTGTCGCACTTTGTCGCTTATTACTCGAAAAACCAGACATGCTCTTATTAGACGAACCAACCAACCACTTAGATGCAGAATCTGTAGCATGGTTAGAGCGTTTCTTACATGACTACGAAGGTACCGTTGTGGCGATTACCCACGACCGTTACTTCTTAGATAACGTTGCGGGTTGGATCTTAGAGCTTGACCGTGGTGAAGGTATTCCTTGGGAAGGCAACTACTCTTCTTGGTTAGAGCAAAAAGAGAAACGTTTAGAACAAGAACAAGCAACTGAAAATGCGCGTCAAAAATCAATTGCGAAAGAGTTAGAATGGGTTCGTCAAAATCCTAAAGGTCGCCAAGCGAAAAGCAAAGCACGTATGGCGCGCTTTGATGAATTAAACTCTGGCGAATATCAAAAACGTAACGAGACAAACGAACTCTTTATTCCACCTGGTCCACGTTTAGGTGATAAAGTGATCGAAGTGCAAAACCTCACCAAATCTTACGGTGATCGCACTTTAATCGACGATTTATCATTCAGCATTCCAAAAGGGGCTATCGTGGGTATTATCGGAGCGAATGGTGCAGGTAAATCTACCCTATTCCGTATACTTTCAGGTCAAGAACAACCAGATAGCGGCTCAATTACAATGGGTGAAACTGTGGTACTTGCCTCTGTCGATCAGTTCCGTGACTCAATGGATGATAAGAAAACCGTATGGGAAGAAGTGTCTAAGGGACAAGATATTCTCACTATTGGTAACTTTGAAATTCCAAGCCGTGCGTATGTTGGACGCTTCAACTTCAAAGGCGTAGATCAACAAAAACGTGTGGGCGAATTATCGGGTGGTGAACGTGGTCGTTTACACTTGGCTAAACTTCTACAACGTGGTGGTAACGTACTGTTATTGGACGAACCGACCAATGACTTAGATGTTGAAACCTTACGTGCGTTAGAAAATGCGATCTTAGAATTCCCTGGTTGTGCAATGGTGATTTCCCATGACCGTTGGTTCTTAGACCGTATTGCGACTCATATTTTAGATTACGGTGATGAAGGTAAAGTAACATTCTACGAAGGTAACTTCTCAGACTACGAAGAGTGGAAAAAGAAAACCTTAGGTGAAGCCGCAACACAACCACATCGTATTAAATATAAGCGTATTGCAAAATAA
- the zevA gene encoding zinc transporter binding subunit ZevA, which yields MFKKLLLGLSLISPFSVLAHPHAFIDMQTKPLVKDNQLIGFSTQWLLDEASSSAVLYDVMQAKGDKAAKQKLIDEVMTNVVNEHYFSYVFDKENHKIKYKKQPENYGMRVKGNEVEYYFDFLLAQPQTLQNNEFTLMTYDSTYYVAMRYAEIGKRAVDFSALPANCKGEVLEPNVDEKIKSYASSLDKSQKNEDDSLGVLFAQKVKIKCE from the coding sequence ATGTTTAAAAAATTACTCCTAGGATTATCGCTGATTTCTCCTTTTTCGGTTCTTGCTCATCCTCACGCCTTTATTGATATGCAAACCAAACCGTTAGTGAAAGATAATCAATTAATTGGTTTTTCGACTCAATGGTTACTGGATGAAGCCAGCTCTTCAGCCGTATTGTATGATGTGATGCAGGCAAAAGGCGATAAAGCGGCTAAACAAAAACTCATTGATGAAGTGATGACGAATGTCGTGAATGAGCATTACTTTAGTTATGTCTTTGATAAAGAAAATCACAAAATTAAATATAAAAAACAGCCTGAAAATTATGGCATGCGTGTTAAAGGAAATGAGGTGGAGTATTATTTTGATTTTCTTTTAGCTCAGCCACAGACTTTGCAAAATAATGAATTTACGCTAATGACTTATGACAGCACCTATTATGTGGCAATGCGTTATGCTGAAATAGGTAAAAGAGCGGTTGATTTTTCAGCACTTCCTGCAAACTGCAAAGGGGAAGTGCTTGAACCTAATGTGGATGAAAAAATTAAATCCTACGCTTCATCATTGGATAAATCGCAAAAAAATGAGGATGATTCTCTTGGTGTATTGTTTGCGCAGAAAGTAAAAATTAAATGTGAATAA
- the zevB gene encoding zinc transporter permease subunit ZevB has protein sequence MKLKLTALFIGLLAIIFALLPWLFVQVADWQKAFNQLISENLRQIQAHSSTAGLWLIFAAFSYGVLHALGPGHGKFIIAGYLSTHESQLKTSVRLSLLSSLMQGFVAVAATSIVVVILNLSSKYFKLSQLWLERSALILLLLLGLYWIAQGLKGLKKKQSFRITSIQSLPKQIGAASPFRYEQGKASQAQCSCGHQHLPNDQQLKQSSDLKSQLLVILTIGMRPCSGAIFVLFLAYMLDLYWWGILATFAMSLGTGLMLSLFAALVRYARNVATRLGHWYGLAGSNQKGEAMIKCIAGAMMIFFALSLLYGTMGAVTGGAALFGG, from the coding sequence ATGAAGTTAAAATTGACCGCACTCTTTATCGGCTTATTAGCGATTATTTTCGCCTTGCTACCTTGGCTTTTTGTGCAAGTAGCCGATTGGCAAAAAGCCTTTAATCAGCTGATTTCTGAAAATCTACGCCAAATTCAAGCACATTCATCTACAGCAGGATTGTGGTTGATTTTTGCCGCCTTTTCTTATGGTGTATTACATGCATTAGGACCTGGGCATGGGAAATTTATTATCGCTGGTTATCTTTCTACTCACGAAAGCCAGCTTAAAACCAGCGTACGCTTAAGTTTGCTTTCCTCTCTCATGCAAGGTTTTGTCGCAGTTGCGGCAACCTCCATTGTGGTAGTGATACTTAATCTTTCTTCTAAATATTTTAAACTTAGTCAGTTATGGCTGGAGCGTAGCGCACTCATTTTATTATTGTTGTTAGGACTTTATTGGATTGCTCAAGGTTTGAAAGGTTTAAAGAAAAAACAATCTTTTCGTATCACATCTATTCAATCATTACCGAAACAGATTGGAGCAGCTTCGCCATTTCGATATGAACAAGGAAAAGCAAGCCAAGCGCAATGTAGTTGTGGGCATCAACATCTACCCAATGATCAACAGCTTAAGCAATCGAGTGATTTAAAATCTCAACTCTTAGTGATTTTAACTATTGGTATGCGACCGTGTAGTGGCGCAATTTTTGTGCTTTTTCTCGCCTATATGCTGGATCTTTATTGGTGGGGAATTTTAGCTACTTTTGCCATGTCTTTGGGGACAGGATTAATGCTTTCGCTTTTTGCAGCGTTAGTACGCTATGCGAGAAATGTCGCGACTCGCTTAGGCCATTGGTATGGTTTAGCGGGTTCTAATCAAAAAGGCGAAGCCATGATCAAATGTATTGCGGGTGCAATGATGATCTTTTTTGCACTAAGCTTGTTATATGGCACGATGGGGGCTGTAACAGGTGGCGCAGCCTTATTTGGTGGATAA
- a CDS encoding NAD(P)H-dependent oxidoreductase: MSQITREQMLQVFENRCSTRYYDPNKKISQEDFAAILEFARLSPSSVGSEPWKFLVIQNKALRDKLKPFSWGMQYQLDDCSHLVIILAKKNARYDTPFFRDVAVRRGLQGEQLEKALEKYKGLQEVEMKTAESERALFDWTSKQTYIALANMLTGAAAIGVDSCPIEGFNYDKMNEVLAAEGLFDPSEWGVSVAATFGYRARDITKKSRRPIEEIVTWVE; encoded by the coding sequence ATGAGTCAAATTACACGCGAACAAATGCTTCAAGTATTCGAAAATCGCTGTTCCACACGTTATTACGATCCGAATAAAAAAATTAGCCAAGAAGATTTTGCGGCAATTTTAGAATTTGCTCGTTTATCACCAAGCTCAGTCGGTTCTGAGCCGTGGAAGTTCTTAGTTATTCAAAATAAAGCATTACGCGATAAACTCAAACCTTTTAGCTGGGGCATGCAATATCAATTAGATGATTGCAGTCATTTAGTGATCATTCTTGCTAAGAAAAATGCTCGATATGATACGCCTTTCTTCCGTGATGTTGCGGTGCGTAGAGGTTTACAAGGCGAGCAATTAGAAAAAGCCTTGGAAAAATATAAAGGCTTACAAGAAGTTGAAATGAAAACTGCAGAAAGCGAGCGTGCATTATTTGACTGGACAAGCAAACAAACCTACATTGCATTAGCGAATATGCTAACTGGTGCTGCCGCTATTGGCGTAGATTCTTGCCCTATTGAAGGCTTTAACTACGATAAAATGAATGAAGTTTTAGCCGCTGAAGGTCTCTTTGATCCAAGTGAATGGGGCGTATCCGTGGCAGCAACATTTGGTTATCGTGCGAGAGACATTACCAAAAAATCTCGTCGACCAATTGAAGAAATCGTCACTTGGGTTGAATAA
- a CDS encoding YdcF family protein: MFELKKLITAMILPPFNILILWGLSLILAKFNFKKLSRISTALGFSLLYLLSIPYTAQVLKDSLITEDHLTLQDYQQAQAIVLLGGGLRDSKELYAPLASTGIQLERLRYAAFLQKETNLPLLITGASPTGAIEAKIAAEELQNFFNVPTKWIEPKALTTKENALFTKQILEKEGIHKIILVTNEWHMQRAKLLFQQQGFDVLPASVGEGITPDSYGLNMMHFIPQGGAITKNMQLLKEWIGYWKER, encoded by the coding sequence ATGTTTGAATTGAAAAAACTCATTACCGCTATGATTCTCCCCCCATTTAATATTTTAATTTTATGGGGACTTTCACTTATTCTAGCTAAATTCAATTTTAAAAAATTAAGCCGAATTTCGACCGCACTTGGTTTCTCACTACTCTATCTTTTAAGTATTCCTTACACTGCACAAGTACTTAAAGACAGTCTCATTACTGAAGATCATTTAACACTGCAAGATTATCAACAAGCTCAAGCGATCGTTTTACTGGGTGGTGGTTTACGTGATAGCAAAGAGCTTTATGCGCCATTAGCCTCAACGGGTATTCAACTTGAACGCTTACGTTATGCTGCTTTCTTACAAAAAGAAACGAACTTGCCATTATTAATTACAGGGGCAAGTCCAACAGGCGCTATTGAGGCAAAAATCGCCGCAGAAGAACTTCAAAACTTCTTTAATGTGCCAACAAAATGGATTGAACCTAAAGCACTTACTACTAAAGAAAATGCGCTTTTCACCAAACAGATATTGGAAAAAGAAGGTATTCATAAAATTATTTTAGTCACCAATGAATGGCATATGCAACGTGCAAAATTATTATTCCAACAACAAGGCTTTGATGTGTTACCTGCAAGTGTAGGTGAAGGCATTACGCCCGACAGTTACGGACTCAATATGATGCATTTTATTCCGCAAGGTGGCGCAATTACTAAAAATATGCAATTACTCAAAGAGTGGATTGGATATTGGAAAGAGCGCTAA
- a CDS encoding polysaccharide pyruvyl transferase family protein, giving the protein MNQLLIDLKNKLNPIVELIKDKNDVFYFDYPLHLNVGDLLIYHGTEQFFKDHHINVTLKRCEYDLDLEEVKAKITPNTTILLHGGGNFGDLYPQHQKIREEMVTHFPNNRIIVLPQTAYFKHEENLQKSAALFRNHGDCHLLARDERTANLFAQFSDHVYLSPDMAHQLYGTMETKQGTTGEQLYFLRKDIEASDVEKNILAQLPANSNVKDWEDILSTEDDVVLALSWRMSKMANKFGLSWLKDLCHQFWYAYTQRIVKRVAQVFLSNDKVTTTRLHGHIFSCLLEIPNRVCDNSYGKNSSYAKLWTKELDFVELDK; this is encoded by the coding sequence ATGAATCAACTCCTTATTGATTTAAAAAACAAACTGAATCCTATTGTCGAACTGATCAAAGATAAAAACGACGTATTTTATTTTGACTACCCGCTTCATTTGAACGTGGGCGATTTACTGATTTATCACGGAACCGAACAATTTTTTAAAGATCACCACATTAATGTGACCTTAAAACGCTGTGAATACGATTTAGATCTTGAAGAAGTCAAAGCAAAAATTACACCAAACACCACCATCCTTTTACATGGTGGCGGTAACTTTGGTGATCTTTATCCGCAGCATCAAAAAATCCGTGAAGAAATGGTGACGCATTTTCCGAATAATCGCATTATTGTGTTGCCACAAACCGCTTATTTTAAGCACGAAGAAAATCTACAAAAATCAGCCGCACTTTTCCGTAACCACGGTGATTGCCATTTACTGGCTCGTGACGAAAGAACAGCGAATTTATTTGCACAATTTTCTGATCATGTTTATTTATCACCGGATATGGCGCATCAGCTTTATGGCACGATGGAAACTAAGCAAGGCACAACGGGTGAACAACTTTATTTCTTGCGTAAAGATATTGAAGCAAGTGATGTAGAGAAAAATATCCTAGCGCAACTGCCCGCCAACAGCAATGTAAAAGACTGGGAAGACATTCTTTCAACCGAAGATGATGTGGTTTTAGCATTAAGTTGGCGAATGAGTAAAATGGCCAATAAATTTGGTTTAAGTTGGCTAAAAGATCTCTGCCATCAATTCTGGTATGCCTATACTCAGCGCATTGTAAAACGTGTTGCGCAAGTATTCTTATCGAACGACAAAGTGACCACAACTCGCTTACATGGTCATATTTTCTCTTGCTTGTTAGAAATTCCAAATCGTGTTTGCGATAACTCTTATGGCAAAAATAGTAGCTATGCAAAATTATGGACAAAAGAGCTAGATTTCGTTGAATTGGATAAATAA
- a CDS encoding lipopolysaccharide biosynthesis protein produces the protein MSNKTIAKNTLFLYIRMLFNMGAMLYISRVVLQVLGVEDFGIYNIVMGVVVLFSFFNGTMTATTQRFINVEKASNDIQRVNKVFNISILNHLLIIFIVFVLAETVGLWFLNHKLVIPAERLQAANIVYQLALIIALVEIIKVPFNAMIVAHEKMGFYAWLGLGETILKLTSVFILSHITHYDKLITYGCLLLSVSLIVLSLYVLFTKYYFKEAARFRLYKDLSKTKEMVSFSGWMLMGQVAYVGSTQGLNMVSNLFFGVAVNAAVAIATQVEGAVYSFVNNFQMAANPQLVQSYAAKDYDRNRQLILGISKYSLYLMAILSAPVLYFTHTLLTFWLGDHLPQYTEQLVQAIIACLLISAMAGAFWMSALAIGTSTVKQYNIIVALIDLCTVPLAYYLFTLGYNPVFAFVGKFSTMVISQIYRLYFINKKIKFNHKEFVSYLMNVGVVFGLLLGIIYISDTTRSYSLLEFIGQSFILEMVLICVILIFGLNTAEKNFLFSYLKKRVKK, from the coding sequence ATGTCAAATAAAACCATTGCAAAAAATACGCTATTTCTCTACATCCGAATGCTTTTCAACATGGGAGCCATGCTGTATATCTCTCGTGTGGTATTACAGGTTTTGGGAGTAGAAGATTTTGGTATCTATAACATTGTGATGGGGGTCGTGGTCTTATTTTCCTTTTTTAATGGCACAATGACCGCCACTACTCAGCGTTTTATTAACGTAGAAAAAGCCTCGAATGACATTCAACGTGTCAATAAAGTCTTTAATATTAGTATCTTAAATCACCTACTCATTATTTTTATCGTATTCGTGTTAGCTGAAACCGTAGGTTTATGGTTTTTAAATCACAAATTGGTGATCCCCGCTGAACGCTTGCAAGCCGCAAATATCGTTTACCAATTAGCATTAATTATTGCCCTTGTTGAAATCATCAAGGTGCCATTTAATGCCATGATTGTTGCACATGAGAAAATGGGATTCTATGCTTGGTTGGGATTAGGTGAAACCATTTTAAAGCTAACTTCTGTCTTTATCTTAAGCCACATCACACATTACGATAAGTTGATTACTTATGGCTGCTTATTGCTTTCAGTCAGTTTAATCGTGCTCTCTCTTTATGTGTTATTCACTAAATATTATTTCAAAGAGGCTGCGCGTTTCCGCTTATATAAAGATTTAAGCAAAACCAAAGAAATGGTGAGTTTTTCCGGTTGGATGCTCATGGGACAAGTTGCTTATGTAGGTTCGACCCAAGGCTTGAATATGGTGTCTAACTTATTCTTTGGTGTGGCAGTCAATGCCGCTGTTGCGATTGCAACACAAGTAGAAGGTGCCGTTTACAGCTTTGTAAATAATTTCCAAATGGCGGCTAATCCGCAGTTAGTCCAATCTTATGCGGCAAAAGATTATGATCGCAATCGCCAATTAATTCTTGGTATTTCAAAATATTCACTTTATTTAATGGCGATTCTCTCTGCGCCTGTATTGTATTTCACCCATACCTTACTGACATTCTGGCTAGGCGATCATCTTCCGCAATATACTGAACAACTTGTACAAGCTATTATTGCTTGCTTATTGATCAGTGCGATGGCAGGGGCATTTTGGATGAGTGCATTAGCGATTGGCACATCTACCGTAAAACAATACAATATCATCGTAGCATTAATCGATCTTTGTACGGTGCCATTAGCTTATTATTTGTTCACACTAGGTTACAATCCAGTATTTGCCTTTGTGGGTAAATTTAGTACGATGGTCATCTCACAAATCTATCGATTATATTTTATTAATAAAAAAATTAAATTTAACCACAAAGAATTTGTCTCATATTTAATGAATGTTGGCGTAGTATTTGGCCTGCTATTAGGTATCATCTATATATCCGATACTACTCGCAGTTATTCTTTATTGGAATTTATTGGACAATCTTTCATCTTAGAAATGGTATTAATCTGTGTCATTTTAATCTTCGGATTAAACACAGCAGAAAAAAATTTCTTGTTTAGCTATTTAAAGAAAAGAGTAAAAAAATGA
- a CDS encoding ABC transporter ATP-binding protein/permease, translating to MNWQTELNSSLSWILTALFWVIVCFSVTTLVLKQTTFGQKFWHIASPSINRRNSIKIIVMLLVLFTMILLEVRFSVLNSFFYNGLYSSMQELDTDKFWFFAKLNALLVLVQVIHSIADYFLQQVFEIRWLESLNKVLVKRWLENKKYYRLKYEKDLPDNIDQRIEQDAREFISSTVKIVRGMINSILTTIEFTIILWSLSGVLSLFGLNIEKGVVFFIYAFIILATLMSVWIGHPLIKLNFNKEKLNGDYRYSLIRVRDNAESIAFYQGEQQEQHLLKNKFAEIIHNRWAIVLRMLGLDGFNGSVTRVAKLLPLMLQAPRFFTGQIKLGDMHQTVQAFNRLMTALSFFRLFYEEFTLYQARLNRLYGFMTKLDELDHLEIHQPMKCSNRVALSNFGIKDEQGRLLLNNLNIELKNGDALLIQGPSGTGKTSLLKAMAGIYPFETVGLVEHPCVTSLFLPQCPYMPQGTLREAICYPDIDPYHPELEKTLADCCLDKYLHSLDIDNDWQSILSPGELQRVAFIRILLTKPEVVFLDETTSALDEPTEYLLYKTIKERLPNMIILSVGHRGTLHQFHNKQLDLAVCIV from the coding sequence ATGAATTGGCAAACTGAACTTAACTCAAGTTTAAGCTGGATTTTGACCGCACTTTTCTGGGTGATTGTGTGCTTTAGCGTGACGACACTGGTACTCAAACAAACCACATTCGGTCAGAAGTTTTGGCATATTGCATCCCCTTCGATTAATCGCCGTAACAGCATCAAAATCATCGTTATGCTACTGGTGTTGTTTACCATGATTTTGTTAGAAGTGCGTTTCAGCGTACTCAACTCTTTTTTCTATAACGGGCTTTATAGCTCAATGCAGGAATTAGATACGGATAAGTTTTGGTTCTTTGCAAAACTGAATGCCCTCTTAGTATTGGTACAAGTTATCCACTCCATCGCCGATTATTTCTTGCAACAAGTATTTGAAATCCGTTGGTTGGAAAGCTTGAATAAAGTCCTTGTTAAACGATGGTTAGAAAATAAAAAATACTATCGCCTCAAATACGAAAAAGATCTGCCCGATAATATTGATCAACGTATTGAACAAGATGCACGTGAATTTATCAGTAGTACCGTTAAAATTGTGCGGGGAATGATTAATTCGATTCTGACTACCATTGAATTTACCATCATTCTTTGGTCACTTTCTGGTGTGTTGAGTCTTTTCGGCTTGAATATCGAAAAAGGTGTTGTTTTCTTTATTTATGCCTTTATTATCCTCGCAACGTTAATGTCCGTTTGGATTGGTCACCCTTTAATCAAGCTGAATTTTAATAAAGAAAAACTCAATGGTGACTACCGTTATTCTTTAATTCGAGTGCGAGATAATGCGGAAAGTATTGCATTCTATCAAGGTGAACAACAAGAACAGCATTTACTGAAAAACAAATTTGCCGAAATTATTCATAACCGTTGGGCAATTGTGTTGAGAATGTTGGGATTAGACGGCTTTAATGGAAGTGTCACGCGCGTTGCAAAACTCTTACCGTTAATGCTGCAAGCGCCTCGTTTTTTCACCGGACAAATCAAATTGGGCGATATGCACCAAACTGTGCAAGCATTTAACCGATTAATGACCGCACTTTCCTTCTTCCGTTTGTTCTATGAAGAATTTACGCTCTACCAAGCGCGTTTAAATCGTCTTTATGGTTTTATGACTAAGTTGGATGAATTAGATCATTTAGAAATTCATCAACCCATGAAATGTTCTAACCGTGTTGCATTATCAAATTTTGGTATTAAAGATGAGCAAGGCAGATTGTTGCTTAATAACTTAAATATTGAATTAAAAAATGGTGATGCTTTATTAATTCAAGGTCCATCTGGCACAGGGAAAACATCGCTATTAAAAGCAATGGCGGGAATTTATCCTTTTGAGACAGTGGGTCTGGTAGAACATCCTTGTGTGACCAGTTTATTCTTACCACAATGTCCTTATATGCCACAAGGCACGTTACGTGAAGCGATTTGCTATCCAGATATTGATCCTTATCATCCTGAATTGGAAAAAACACTCGCGGATTGCTGTTTGGATAAATACCTTCATAGTCTTGATATAGATAACGATTGGCAATCAATTTTGTCACCAGGTGAATTACAGCGTGTGGCATTTATTCGGATTTTACTGACGAAGCCTGAAGTGGTCTTTTTAGATGAAACCACATCAGCACTTGATGAGCCAACAGAATACCTCCTTTATAAAACAATTAAAGAGCGGTTACCCAATATGATCATTCTAAGTGTCGGCCATCGTGGTACATTACATCAATTCCATAACAAACAATTGGATTTGGCAGTCTGCATCGTCTAA